The Pantoea sp. At-9b genome includes a window with the following:
- the ppsA gene encoding phosphoenolpyruvate synthase, with product MSNKGEQPLVLWYNQLGMHDVDRVGGKNASLGEMITNLSSLGVAVPNGYATTSYAFNQFLDQSGLNQRIYDLLDKTDIDDVDELAKAGKLIRQWVVDTPFQPELEAAINDAYQQLSADDAEASFAVRSSATAEDMPDASFAGQQETFLNVQGIDAVMVAVKHVYASLFNDRAISYRVHQGYDHRGVALSAGIQRMVRSDLASSGVMFTIDTESGFDQVVFITAALGLGEMVVQGAVNPDEFYVHKPTLAANRPAIVRRNMGSKKLRMVYADSHEHGKQVRIEDVAEADRDRFCLSDDEVQALAKQAVLIEQHYKRPMDIEWAKDGHTGKLFIVQARPETVRSNGQVMERYNLQGKGKIVVEGRAIGHRIGAGEVKVIQDISEMNRIEKGDVLVTDMTDPDWEPIMKKASAIVTNRGGRTCHAAIIARELGIPAVVGCGDATERLKDGHKVTVSCAEGDTGYVYDDLLDFEVTSSQVDSLPDLPLKIMMNVGNPDRAFDFACLPNEGVGLARLEFIINRMIGVHPKALLEFDQQTPELQQEIRQMMKGFDDPVEFYIARLTEGIATLGAAFAPKRVIVRLSDFKSNEYANLVGGERYEPEEENPMLGFRGAGRYVADSFRDCFALECAAVKRVRNDMGLTNVEIMIPFVRTVAQAEAVVEELAKQGLKRGEDGLKVIMMCEIPSNALLADQFLQHFDGFSIGSNDMTQLALGLDRDSGVVSALFDERNDAVKALLSMAIQAAKKQGKYVGICGQGPSDHQDFAAWLMEEGIDSLSLNPDTVVETWLSLAELNAAK from the coding sequence ATGTCCAATAAAGGCGAACAGCCGCTAGTGCTCTGGTACAACCAGCTTGGCATGCATGATGTTGATCGGGTGGGAGGCAAGAATGCTTCTCTGGGTGAAATGATTACCAATTTGTCGTCGCTGGGTGTGGCTGTACCCAATGGCTATGCGACCACATCTTATGCTTTTAATCAGTTTCTCGATCAAAGCGGGCTGAACCAGCGTATCTATGATCTGCTGGATAAGACTGATATTGATGACGTTGATGAGCTGGCGAAAGCCGGCAAGCTAATCCGCCAGTGGGTGGTTGATACGCCGTTCCAGCCAGAACTGGAAGCGGCGATCAATGATGCCTATCAGCAATTATCCGCTGATGATGCCGAGGCTTCTTTCGCGGTACGTTCCTCGGCGACGGCTGAAGATATGCCCGATGCCTCTTTTGCCGGGCAACAGGAAACCTTCCTGAATGTGCAGGGCATTGATGCCGTCATGGTGGCGGTGAAACACGTTTATGCGTCACTGTTTAACGATCGCGCCATCTCCTACCGTGTGCATCAGGGATATGACCATCGCGGCGTTGCACTGTCAGCGGGTATCCAGCGCATGGTGCGTTCTGACCTCGCCTCCTCTGGCGTGATGTTTACCATTGATACCGAATCCGGCTTTGATCAGGTGGTGTTTATCACCGCAGCCTTAGGTCTTGGCGAAATGGTGGTTCAGGGTGCCGTGAACCCGGATGAATTCTACGTCCACAAACCAACGCTGGCAGCCAATCGCCCGGCGATTGTGCGCCGCAATATGGGTTCTAAAAAACTGCGCATGGTCTACGCCGATTCTCATGAGCACGGTAAGCAGGTGCGCATCGAAGATGTGGCAGAAGCCGACCGCGACCGCTTCTGCCTGAGTGATGACGAGGTGCAGGCGTTGGCTAAACAGGCGGTGTTGATCGAGCAACATTACAAACGCCCGATGGACATTGAATGGGCCAAAGATGGCCACACCGGCAAGTTATTTATCGTCCAGGCTCGCCCGGAAACGGTGCGTTCCAATGGTCAGGTGATGGAGCGCTACAACTTGCAGGGCAAAGGCAAGATTGTGGTAGAAGGGCGCGCCATTGGTCATCGTATCGGTGCTGGTGAAGTTAAGGTGATCCAAGACATCAGTGAGATGAACCGTATCGAGAAGGGCGACGTATTGGTGACCGACATGACCGACCCGGATTGGGAACCGATCATGAAGAAGGCCTCCGCGATTGTCACTAACCGGGGTGGACGCACCTGTCACGCGGCGATCATCGCCCGTGAGCTGGGCATCCCGGCGGTGGTCGGCTGCGGCGATGCCACGGAACGACTGAAAGACGGTCACAAAGTTACCGTCTCCTGCGCCGAGGGTGACACCGGTTACGTTTATGATGATCTACTGGATTTCGAAGTCACCAGTTCTCAGGTGGATAGCCTGCCGGACCTGCCACTGAAAATCATGATGAACGTTGGCAACCCGGATCGTGCTTTCGATTTTGCCTGCCTGCCGAATGAAGGCGTTGGACTGGCACGGCTGGAATTCATCATTAACCGGATGATCGGCGTGCACCCGAAGGCGCTGCTGGAATTTGACCAGCAGACACCGGAACTGCAACAGGAAATTCGTCAGATGATGAAAGGTTTTGACGATCCGGTTGAGTTCTATATTGCCCGTCTGACCGAAGGCATTGCCACACTCGGCGCCGCGTTTGCACCGAAGCGTGTCATCGTGCGTCTGTCTGATTTCAAATCGAACGAGTACGCCAACCTGGTGGGCGGCGAGCGCTATGAGCCGGAAGAAGAGAACCCAATGCTCGGTTTCCGTGGTGCAGGTCGTTATGTTGCCGACAGCTTCCGCGACTGTTTCGCGTTGGAATGTGCTGCCGTGAAGCGGGTGCGTAATGACATGGGGCTGACCAACGTGGAAATCATGATCCCGTTTGTTCGTACCGTGGCGCAGGCAGAAGCGGTAGTGGAAGAACTGGCGAAACAGGGACTTAAACGCGGTGAGGATGGCCTGAAGGTGATCATGATGTGTGAGATCCCATCAAACGCGCTGCTGGCGGACCAGTTCCTGCAACATTTCGATGGCTTCTCTATCGGTTCCAACGATATGACACAGCTGGCGTTGGGGCTGGATCGTGACTCTGGTGTGGTTTCGGCGTTGTTTGATGAGCGCAATGATGCCGTGAAAGCGCTGCTGTCGATGGCGATTCAGGCCGCGAAGAAACAGGGGAAATACGTAGGTATCTGTGGTCAGGGGCCGTCCGACCATCAGGACTTTGCTGCCTGGTTGATGGAAGAGGGTATCGACAGCCTGTCGCTTAACCCGGATACCGTGGTAGAGACCTGGTTGAGTCTGGCAGAGTTGAACGCAGCAAAATAA